The following proteins come from a genomic window of Melospiza georgiana isolate bMelGeo1 chromosome 3, bMelGeo1.pri, whole genome shotgun sequence:
- the DPY30 gene encoding protein dpy-30 homolog: MEGEQIMEGQPQVPENPHSEYGLTENVERIVENEKLNAEKTSKQKVDLQSLPTRAYLDQTVVPILLQGLAVLAKERPPNPIEFLAAYLLKNKSQFEDRN, encoded by the exons ATGGAGGGAGAACAGATTATGGAGGGACAGCCACAG GTTCCAGAAAATCCTCATTCCGAATACGGCCTCACTGAAAATGTAGAG agGATAGTAGAAAATGAGAAACTAAATGCTGAGAAAACATCAAAGCAGAAGGTGGATCTTCAGTCATTACCCACACGTGCCTACTTGGATCAGACAGTTGTACCTATCTTGCTACAGGGACTTGCTGTTCTTGCAAAAGAGAG accGCCCAATCCCATTGAATTTCTAGCAGcatatcttttaaaaaacaagtcACAATTTGAGGACCGAAATTAA